A window of Pseudomonas guangdongensis contains these coding sequences:
- a CDS encoding SPOR domain-containing protein produces MRGVVILVLVLNLLLLSWHWLREPLMPAVAPVLPERPDTPSLSLLSESPAGGRLEGSVADIAGSCWEVGGFERLEFARVLEHLLGDSVDRQILVRDRQVGEWYWVYLPPLPSPQEALRYQEELRAAGLESQLIAEGALANAVVLGLFGRRADADAVLIRLRALKLAGEIREIPRLRQEYWLRLPEGSHALERLRATSEFSELKHRVSACSGVAIEK; encoded by the coding sequence ATGCGTGGCGTGGTCATCCTGGTGCTGGTGCTGAATCTGCTATTGCTGTCCTGGCACTGGCTGCGAGAGCCGTTGATGCCGGCAGTCGCCCCCGTGCTTCCCGAGCGCCCAGATACCCCGAGCCTGTCCCTGCTCAGTGAGTCTCCTGCAGGGGGGCGTCTGGAGGGATCCGTTGCCGACATTGCGGGATCCTGCTGGGAAGTTGGTGGTTTCGAGCGATTGGAGTTTGCTCGAGTGTTAGAGCACTTGCTAGGTGATAGCGTCGACCGGCAGATACTGGTGCGTGATCGGCAGGTGGGTGAGTGGTACTGGGTATATCTTCCACCCTTGCCTTCGCCTCAAGAGGCGCTGCGCTACCAAGAGGAATTGCGTGCTGCCGGGCTCGAAAGCCAGTTGATCGCAGAGGGAGCGCTAGCCAATGCTGTGGTGCTGGGCTTGTTCGGGCGTCGAGCCGATGCCGATGCTGTACTAATCCGCTTGAGGGCTTTGAAGTTGGCTGGTGAGATACGTGAAATCCCACGGCTGAGGCAGGAGTACTGGCTGCGCTTGCCAGAGGGTTCTCATGCGCTGGAGCGTCTGCGAGCTACCTCAGAATTTTCTGAGTTAAAACATCGAGTTAGCGCCTGCTCGGGGGTTGCAATCGAGAAATGA
- the secE gene encoding preprotein translocase subunit SecE, translating to MNAKAESKDSRLDILKWSAVALLVVVAVVGNQYFSAEPILYRVLGILLLAGGAAFVALQTAKGDAFFTLVKEARAEMRKVVWPTRQETTQTTLIVVAVVLVMALLLWGLDSLLGWSVSLIVG from the coding sequence ATGAACGCCAAGGCAGAAAGCAAAGATTCCCGTCTCGATATCCTCAAATGGTCTGCGGTCGCCCTGCTGGTGGTCGTCGCTGTCGTGGGGAATCAGTATTTTTCGGCCGAGCCCATTCTGTATCGCGTGCTGGGTATCCTGCTGCTGGCCGGTGGCGCCGCCTTTGTGGCGCTGCAGACAGCCAAGGGGGATGCCTTCTTCACCCTAGTGAAGGAAGCGCGCGCCGAGATGCGCAAGGTCGTCTGGCCGACACGCCAAGAAACCACGCAGACCACCCTGATCGTAGTTGCCGTTGTGCTGGTTATGGCGCTGCTGCTGTGGGGGTTGGACTCGCTGCTCGGCTGGTCGGTTTCGTTGATCGTAGGTTAA
- the nusG gene encoding transcription termination/antitermination protein NusG, translating into MAKRWYVVHAYSGYEKHVMRSLIERVKLAGMEEQFGEILVPTEEVVEMRNGQKRKSERKFFPGYVLVQMEMNEATWHLIKDTPRVMGFIGGTADKPAPITEKEAEAILRRVADGSDKPRPKTLFEPGEVVRVVDGPFADFNGVVEEVNYEKSRIQVAVLIFGRSTPVELEFGQVEKV; encoded by the coding sequence GTGGCTAAGCGTTGGTATGTTGTGCATGCCTATTCCGGATACGAAAAGCATGTGATGCGCTCCCTGATCGAGCGCGTGAAGCTGGCCGGCATGGAAGAGCAGTTCGGCGAGATTCTTGTCCCCACCGAAGAGGTGGTGGAAATGCGGAACGGTCAAAAGCGCAAGAGCGAGCGCAAGTTCTTCCCCGGCTACGTGCTGGTGCAGATGGAAATGAATGAAGCGACCTGGCACCTGATCAAGGATACGCCGCGCGTCATGGGCTTCATCGGTGGTACGGCCGACAAGCCGGCGCCGATCACCGAGAAGGAAGCCGAAGCCATTCTGCGCCGTGTTGCCGATGGCAGCGATAAGCCGCGGCCGAAGACGCTGTTCGAGCCGGGTGAAGTGGTGCGCGTGGTCGATGGCCCGTTTGCCGACTTCAACGGCGTCGTCGAAGAGGTCAATTACGAAAAGAGCCGGATCCAAGTGGCTGTGCTCATTTTCGGTCGCTCCACTCCGGTGGAGTTGGAGTTCGGTCAGGTCGAGAAGGTTTGA
- the rplK gene encoding 50S ribosomal protein L11 has protein sequence MAKKITAYIKLQVKAAQANPSPPVGPALGQHGVNIMEFCKAFNARTQGMEPGLPTPVIITVYSDRSFTFETKSTPAAVLLKKAAGVQSGSARPNTQKVGTVTRAQLEEIAKTKQADLTAADLDAAVRTIAGSARSMGLNVEGV, from the coding sequence ATGGCTAAGAAGATTACGGCTTATATCAAGCTGCAAGTGAAGGCCGCGCAGGCCAACCCGTCGCCGCCGGTCGGTCCGGCCCTCGGTCAGCACGGCGTGAACATTATGGAGTTCTGCAAGGCGTTCAATGCCCGTACTCAGGGCATGGAGCCGGGCCTGCCGACTCCGGTGATCATCACCGTTTACAGCGACCGCAGCTTCACCTTTGAAACCAAGAGCACCCCGGCTGCCGTACTGCTGAAGAAAGCAGCTGGCGTGCAGAGCGGCTCCGCTCGCCCGAACACCCAGAAAGTCGGCACCGTGACCCGTGCGCAGCTGGAAGAGATCGCCAAGACCAAGCAGGCCGATCTGACTGCAGCTGATCTCGATGCGGCCGTGCGTACCATCGCCGGCTCCGCCCGTAGCATGGGCCTGAACGTGGAGGGTGTGTAA
- the rplA gene encoding 50S ribosomal protein L1 yields MAKLTKRQKAIAEKVQAGKQYGFEDAAQLLAELSTIKFKESVDIAINLGVDPRKSDQVVRGATVLPNGTGKSVRVAVFTQGPAAEAALAAGADRVGMDDLAAEMKGGDLNYDVVIASPDAMRVVGQLGQVLGPRGLMPNPKVGTVTPDVATAVKNAKAGQVRFRTDKNGIIHASVGKVDFEPAKLKQNVEALLADLKRLKPSSSKGVYVKRVTLSTTMGPGLQIDQASLDA; encoded by the coding sequence ATGGCTAAGCTGACCAAGCGCCAAAAGGCTATTGCCGAGAAAGTCCAGGCTGGCAAGCAGTACGGTTTCGAAGACGCCGCCCAGCTGCTGGCTGAGCTGTCTACCATCAAGTTCAAGGAATCCGTGGATATTGCCATCAATCTGGGCGTCGATCCGCGTAAATCCGACCAGGTCGTACGTGGCGCCACCGTGCTGCCGAACGGCACCGGCAAGAGCGTGCGCGTTGCCGTGTTCACCCAGGGTCCGGCTGCCGAGGCCGCTCTGGCTGCCGGCGCCGACCGCGTGGGCATGGACGACCTGGCTGCCGAAATGAAGGGCGGCGATCTGAACTATGACGTAGTCATCGCCTCTCCTGACGCGATGCGCGTGGTTGGTCAGCTGGGCCAGGTGCTCGGCCCGCGCGGCCTGATGCCGAACCCGAAGGTCGGTACCGTGACCCCGGACGTGGCCACTGCCGTGAAAAATGCCAAGGCCGGTCAGGTGCGCTTCCGTACCGACAAGAACGGTATCATCCACGCATCCGTGGGCAAGGTCGACTTCGAGCCGGCCAAGCTGAAGCAGAACGTCGAAGCCCTGCTGGCCGATCTGAAGCGCCTGAAGCCGTCCTCCTCGAAGGGCGTCTACGTCAAGCGCGTGACCCTGAGCACCACCATGGGTCCGGGTCTGCAGATCGACCAGGCTTCTCTCGACGCCTAA
- the rplJ gene encoding 50S ribosomal protein L10: MAIKLEDKKAIVAEVNEAAQAALSAVVADARGVTVGAMTGLRKEARAAGVYVKVVRNTLARRAVEGTQFEVLNDVFKGPTLIAFSNEHPGAAARIFKEFAKGQDKFEIKAAAFEGKFIAANQIDVLATLPTYDEAISQLMSVIQGATSKLARTLAAVRDKKEAEAA; the protein is encoded by the coding sequence GTGGCAATTAAGCTCGAAGACAAGAAGGCCATTGTCGCTGAAGTCAACGAGGCTGCCCAAGCTGCCCTGTCCGCTGTCGTGGCCGATGCCCGTGGCGTGACCGTAGGCGCCATGACCGGACTCCGTAAAGAGGCCCGCGCGGCCGGTGTGTACGTGAAAGTCGTGCGTAACACCCTGGCTCGTCGCGCCGTCGAGGGCACCCAGTTCGAGGTGCTGAACGACGTGTTCAAGGGCCCGACCCTGATTGCGTTCTCCAACGAGCATCCGGGCGCTGCCGCCCGTATCTTCAAGGAGTTCGCCAAGGGTCAGGACAAGTTCGAGATCAAGGCGGCTGCCTTCGAAGGCAAGTTCATCGCAGCCAATCAGATCGACGTGCTGGCAACTCTGCCGACCTACGACGAAGCCATTTCTCAGCTGATGAGCGTGATCCAAGGCGCTACCAGCAAGCTGGCTCGTACTCTGGCGGCGGTTCGCGACAAGAAGGAAGCCGAGGCTGCCTGA
- the rplL gene encoding 50S ribosomal protein L7/L12, which translates to MALTNEDIINAVSEMSVMQVVELIKAMEEKFGVTAAAAVAAGPAAAAAAVEEQTEFTIVLAEAGEKKVNVIKVVRELTGLGLKEAKAVVDGAPGVVKEGASKEEAEAAKKALEEAGAKVELK; encoded by the coding sequence ATGGCTCTGACCAACGAAGATATCATCAACGCCGTTTCCGAAATGTCCGTGATGCAGGTTGTTGAACTGATCAAGGCGATGGAAGAGAAGTTCGGCGTGACCGCCGCTGCTGCCGTTGCTGCCGGCCCGGCTGCCGCTGCTGCCGCTGTCGAAGAGCAGACCGAGTTCACCATCGTTCTGGCCGAAGCTGGCGAGAAGAAGGTCAACGTCATCAAGGTCGTGCGCGAGCTGACCGGTCTGGGCCTGAAAGAAGCCAAGGCTGTCGTTGACGGCGCCCCGGGCGTGGTCAAGGAAGGCGCTTCCAAGGAAGAGGCCGAAGCTGCCAAGAAAGCCCTGGAAGAAGCTGGCGCCAAGGTCGAGCTCAAGTAA